Genomic DNA from Alphaproteobacteria bacterium PA2:
GGCGTCGAGGTGCGGACCGGATGCCGGGTGCGGGAGGTCTGCGTCAATGACCAGGGCCGGGCCAGCGGCGTCATCTATTTCGACCCCGAGGGTCGTGAACAGTTCCAGCCGGCCCACATTGTCATCATGGCCTGCAACGGGGTCGGCACCCCGCGCATTCTGCTGAACTCGAAATCCAAGCTCTTCCCCGATGGCCTGGCCAATTCCAGCGGTCTGGTCGGCAAGAACCTGATGTTCCACCCCTATGCCGCCATCACCGGCTATTTCGATGAGCCCCTGGACGGCGGACGTGGCCCCAGCAATGGGCTCTGGAGCCAGGAATTCTATGAGACCGATCTCAGCCGTGGCTTTGTCCGGGGCTATACCTATGAATTCAGTCGCGGGGGCGGGCCGGCCAGCCAGGCCCTTTCGACCATGGGAACAGGGCGGGTCCCCCTGGGCCCCGGCCACCACAAGGCCTTCCGACAGCGTCTTGACCGGTCCACCGGCATGGTCGCCATCTGCGAGGACCTGCCCGAACTCCACAATACTGTGACACTCGACGAGACCCTGACCGACGCCCACGGGATCCCGGCGCCCAAAATCACCTATGCCATCAGCGACAACAGCCGTCGGATGCTGGACTTCGCCATGGCGCGGGGCGCCGAGGTCATGAAGGCGGCAGGCGCCTATGAGGTGCGCACGGACTCTCCCCTGGCCTTTGGCGGTTGGCATCTGATGGGTACGGCGCGCATGGGGCGCGATCCCAGGTCCGCCGTGGTCAATGAGTGGGGCAGGACCCATGACGTGAAGAACCTCTTCGTCATCGACGGCAGTCTTTTCGTCACTTCGGCGGGCGTGAACCCGACTTCGACCATCCAGGCCCTGGCCCTCTATGTCGCAGACGCCATCAAGTCGCGTCTGGCCAACCTGTTTGATTGAAACCGCTCATGGCCCTGACAGAACAACAGCTTGCAGACTTCCGGATCATCGCCGGACGCATGATCCCGGCTGAG
This window encodes:
- a CDS encoding choline dehydrogenase, translating into MLETVDVLIIGAGASGAAAAWSLADTRMRIVCLDQGDWPNPSTFPSAGRDWEARQHTDHSFNPSIRRAAADYPINEDDSPIKIANYNGVGGGTVLYAGHFPRFHPSDFRVKTLDGVADDWPIDYATLEPFYDQNDAIMGVAGLRGDPANPLKPERMPPLPLGKSAAAVARGFNARGWHWWPSDSAIATREHEGRAPCINLGHCLYGCAQGAKASTDITYWPLAVRAGVEVRTGCRVREVCVNDQGRASGVIYFDPEGREQFQPAHIVIMACNGVGTPRILLNSKSKLFPDGLANSSGLVGKNLMFHPYAAITGYFDEPLDGGRGPSNGLWSQEFYETDLSRGFVRGYTYEFSRGGGPASQALSTMGTGRVPLGPGHHKAFRQRLDRSTGMVAICEDLPELHNTVTLDETLTDAHGIPAPKITYAISDNSRRMLDFAMARGAEVMKAAGAYEVRTDSPLAFGGWHLMGTARMGRDPRSAVVNEWGRTHDVKNLFVIDGSLFVTSAGVNPTSTIQALALYVADAIKSRLANLFD